The following coding sequences lie in one Miscanthus floridulus cultivar M001 chromosome 9, ASM1932011v1, whole genome shotgun sequence genomic window:
- the LOC136479106 gene encoding uncharacterized protein has translation MLEAIGQFGRNLKGPSPYEMSGPFLQKRKEKVMDGFKEHKESWEVTGCSIMTDAWTDRKGRGVMNLVVHSAHGVLFLDSVECSGDRKDGKYIFELVDRYIEEIGEEHVVQVVTDNASVNTSAATLLTVKRPSIFWNGCAAHCLDLMPEDIGKLGPVDETIANARQVTVFLYAHTRVLDLMRKFLKKDLVRSGVTRFATAYLNLKGLLDNKKELTRLFKSDEMEELGYLKQAKGKKANKLITMSHWLMC, from the exons ATGTTAGAGGCCATTGGACAATTTGGTAGAAATCTGAAAGGGCCTAGTCCCTATGAGATGAGTGGACCGTTCTTGCAGAAAAGGAAGGAAAAGGTGATGGATGGATTCAAGGAGCATAAGGAATCATGGGAGGTCACAGGTTGTTCTATCATGACAGATGCATGGACAGATAGGAAGGGTAGGGGAGTGATGAATTTAGTTGTGCATAGTGCTCATGGGGTACTCTTCTTAGATTCAGTGGAATGCTCGGGTGACAGGAAAGATGGCAAATATATCTTTGAACTTGTGGATAGGTACATAGAAGAGATAGGGGAAGAACATGTTGTCCAAGTGGTGACTGATAATGCTAGCGTCAATACAAGTGCAGCAACTCTATTGACAGTAAAAAGACCTTCAATATTTTGGAATGGATGTGCTGCTCATTGCTTGGATCTCATGCCAGAGGATATTGGTAAGCTTGGACCAGTTGATGAGACCATTGCTAATGCAAGGCAAGTGACTGTTTTCTTGTATGCTCATACTAGGGTGTTGGATTTGATGAGGAAGTTTCTTAAGAAAGACTTGGTTCGCTCTGGGGTTACACGATTTGCCACTGCTTACTTGAATCTAAAAGGCTTGCTAGACAACAAAAAAGAGTTGACAAGACTATTTAAATCGGATGAGATGGAGGAATTGGGTTACTTGAAGCAGGCCAAGGGGAAGAAAGCCAACAAA TTAATTACTATGAGCCATTGGCTAATGTGTTGA